ctgcatcatggctcgatagacgccatgccccacggtgggcgccaactgtcgtgcgaactattccgacaataataagggatagggtaaaggagcatgatctatcgagatggatatgggtgacacggtggttttagcgagttcgggcctctcgtggtggagataacagccctacgtctcgtgctccggagaggctttgttttatctgagtatgtatccagagattacaatgtgtgtgagagaggagaACGGATCTCCATGCccgagctaagtcctgagactagtgGTGAGAGAGATGAGAGTTAGAGGAGAAGAATGAGGGCCTCTCCCAAGTccagtggtggggggtggcttatatagagtatgccaccccctcacctcctatgttacaaagtggggtgtTGATGCCGTAACGTCAGCCTACTAATAAGATGATGCTTTGATTGCCTTGTCGACTgttggtcttcgcatatccgagtgagcCATACGACCGAGTGGTCGACTGTCTTCCGAGTGGACGGTACGTTGATATGTCCAAGTGGAAAGTATGTATGTATGAGATTTATCTGGACCcacctgatgtgtggaccccatgctttatgatatttcgacccttcgtgggcctacctgttatgtgtgtCCCCAACAGCTACTTCctctgtccatgaggactctagttaGGTGATACCCATAGATAATGGGGTCAAGCACCAGCCTGTTTGATCGCCCAATAGTTACGGTTGGTGTGGTTGGCGGGCTTTTCTGGGGTGTCatggatctggcagggcctatccaTGATTTTGTCGAGCGCGGTCGGGCCGTCCATGTTCCCTTTAGAGGGTTCTTCCGCGGTCCCAATTTTGAGTTGCTGAATCCGACATTTACTGCCGTGTCCTCGGCTTCACCACCATTGTGTCGACGCTTGTTCTTGTTGTGTTGTGGTTTCCCATTTCTGTCCCGGACTTCTGAGGTGTCGGGGTCTTCGgggttgttgcttctacgagccaaccagctgtcttcgtcCATGCAAAAGCCGGTCATGAGTGAGGTAAGGGCCGACATTGTCTCTGACTTATCTTGGCCGAGCTAATGAGCTAGCCATTCGTCCTGAATGTTGTGTCTGAACACGGCTATCGCCTtaacatccggacagtcgacgatttggttcttcttagtcaagaaccgattccaaaattgccgggttgactcaccgggctgttggaccacgtggctcaggtcatcggcatctggaggccgaacgtaagtgccttgaaagttagctcggaaagcatccccaagctcttcccagctcccaatggagttttcggggaggctgtTCAACCAATGCCTGGCTAGTCCTTTAAGCTTTAATGGCAGGTATtttatggtgtggagatcatctcctcgggccatatgaatgtgtagaaggaagtcttcaatccacacGATCGGGTATGTTGTCTCGTCGTATTGTTCGATGTTTACGGTTTTAAACCCTTCGGGAAACTGATGCTGCATCACCTCATCTGTAAAAACACGTTGGGTGAGTGCCGCTCCTAACGCGGGCCATGTCACGCTGGAGATCGGCTGCCATCCGGGCCCGGTGCTGCTCCCGAGCTCTATCGTTTCAGTCGCGCCAAGCTTGGTATCCATCCCGTCCAGCGGGAGTGTAtcctctagatccatatatggatcttgtctgacctgctctagTGGCCAGGTCATGTCGTAGGTCGTATGGGTCCTCTGGCAACAATGGTTCCTTGCCTCTCCGCCGAGGTAGTGCGGGTGGGTCTTCGGCCTCTCCAGCTGTCCTATCCCGTCCTCGAGGGGGGCGGTTGGGCTGGTGTGCCTGAGTATATCTTGGGGGTGCGGGCTCAAGGGCCTCATCATTGAATTGTGGCAACAAACGTCGGCGTAGGTAGATTTTGTTCTGATCTTGCCGCTCATTGCCATACCCTTCTTCGGCTGCTTGGACTTtcgtccatctgtcgttgagggtgtcttgttcggctttcagctgcttttgcttcttcttcaggcttcgtgCATCGGCTATAAGTTGCCGCTTGAACCGTTCTTGATCCGGCGGGTCCTCAGGGACGATGAAATCCTCGGCTTCGAGGCTGCCTCCTCTTCGGAGAGAGGGAGGTGGTTGTTGTCCAGGGAGTCATTGAGGTCCTTAGGGTTGTACTGATCCTCGTGCCCCTCCGAGTCATCGAGCTGTTGCTCGAGGGCAACGTGGTCGCTAGGTCTTCCATATTGTCCGGGGTATCGTTTTCTCCGGTGCCCGTGTTGCTTTCCCTGCCCCTATGCCCCTTGGATCGTCTGCGCTGTTGTCGACGTTTGGGCGGCTCCTCGCTGGGCTTATCGCCATCTTTTCTGGGGGTGCTGTTGCCGTTCTTTCCATTGGTGTCATCGCCCTTAtcgttgggggtgtccaccatatagacATCGTAGGTGGAGATGGCCGTCCACCGTCCAGTAGTGGGAGGGGCAATAGCAGTATGAGCTGTGGCGTCAACATCTTCATCCATGTCGTTGGCCTCCTCAGAAGCGTAGttcagcatgtcggttaaatcttcgactgtggctactaagtgggtggtgggtgggacgtaaaattccccatgGCCTGCCTCAAGACCGATCCGAGCATAGGTCAAGGATGGGTCATCCGTAATATTCATCGTCTGGATCCGATCTAGCATCTCGCTTAATAGGGAGAGACTAGACAAATCGGTATCCGGGATTTCTTCGGAGCCAACCTTCGGTATGGTGGTGTGAGGGGCAAGTCCGGCCAGGATTGACTCCTGGTCTTCGGATGCCAAAGTCATATCTGGGCTTGAAGCTGGATCTGAGGTAAGGGCAGACCCAGGGATAGGGTCGGGAAGAGAGTTCGAAGTCAAACCTTCAGGGTTTTCAGGTTCTTCAGGCAAGGCCGAGAACCCGGTGAAGATCAGATCGCCCCGAGCATCAATGACGTACTCTAAGTTGCCGAACCTGATTTGACGCTTAGGGGCAAAGCTGTCGACCTGGTCGAGGTGACCGTTCGAGTTGGCATGCAAACGATGCCACCGAATGCGAAGAGCTGGCCGGGAACAAAGATGTCCCCGGTGCGGATGCCATCTCTGATGACTAGGCAAGCCATCGATCCTTCAGCGAtcccacagcggaactctcaataaaagcacaaatgtcagtgtcaaaaccggtggatctcgggtagggggtcccgagctgtggatcttgtaTCAATGGGGAACATGAGACACAGGGAcagtatttacccaggtttgggccctctcgaagaggtaaaaccctccgtcctgcttgattgtattgatgtGTATAGGAtggttacagagtcgatctaccacgagatcagatgaactaaaccctaggtaagtaggatgatggttcttcttctagcctctacggactaaaccctctggtttatatagacaccgggggtactagggttacacatggtcggttacaataAAGGGATAAACATGCCGATTCTCctatcttgacttggaggacacaccaaggctTCGAAGGTTTCTTGTCCGGACACAGAGTCGCCTTATAGCTCGGCCTTCTAGTAGTTGCAGAGCGGCCCACCTGTCCGGCCCATAAGAGATAGGCAGCAGCCCGAGgacccttagtccaagactccctcacacGGGGCGTGCCCGATTCTGACGAGATCTAGAGCGACGCGCCACCCCCACCTAGCCACATGTTCAGATCCGGCGGCGAGCTCTGCCTCGCCATGCCCTGTCCCGCACCATAGTCGTGGTGGCCGGAGTTGTCCTCGATGCGCACGGCTGCGTCGTCACCCGCCTCATCTGCTTGCCAAGAGCACTGCTGCAGCCGCGAGATGGGGCACAATAGGCGACGACGAGGAGCACCCAAGGTCACCGGAGTCATGCCCAAAATCCCAGCCATGGTCGCGAGGCCGGGAGCAGCGGATCTAGCTTGGGGAAGGAAGCAGCGGAGGGAGCGTGACGCGCGTCATCGGCGGACGGAGGAATCAGCCGACGTAGATGGCAATGTCGTAGGTGGTCGTGGGAGGAGAAAGGGTCGCCGTAGGTGCAGTGGGGGTGTGAGGTGGATTTGGCAGCCGCCTGATCTGTGAGGAGAGGGGTAGGAGACGAAGTGGTGGGTGTCAGCGGCGATGTGGGAACGGGAGTCAACGAGGGGTGAGTTTTTTTTTCTCTTTGGCTTCGAAGTGGGAGACTAGGAGCCGAGGTTCGAGTGGGCCCAGCAACACATAGCAGTCAACATGGGATGTTGGAGGTAAAACCGGGAGACGTCAGCCCAATACCACTCCGTTTCTGGTTTTGAACTAATTGTGTCCGATTTTGAGACATGAGGGACGAAATGTCTCTCGAATTTTTTTGAGGGACCAAATGTATATTTTTGGTGAATATAAGTGATCAAACATACTTTTCTCTAAAGTTAAACCAACGTAAATAGAGTAATTTAGAATAATCTAACCAAATCGCTATGTTCCCAAAATCACGTcctgcattaactcaatcaaatcacAAGAAAATCTTACCAAAATCATAACTGAATTGAATTTTTCCTTTCCTTCCCCTACAAATATTCAAATCAAATCTTGTATTCTCTACCCATACTTAAATTAAATTAAATCTTATCAAAATATAAAATATGGTAAGTGTAAGGCATAAATCAGATATAATTAGTGTTTTCTAGATGGGGATATAATTAGTGTTGAACCATCAAAATACGTAAATTAGCTGGTTATTATTCACTTCTCAGTCTCAGTCCTTCCTCACAATTTCGTGTGCCTCGTCACCCGGCAATCTCTCCGCCGGCGACGGGAGACGAGACAACATGCCAGACCCCCTTCTGCACCCGAGCCTTCTCGCAGGCGTGGAGTGAAGAAGCGAATCGTCCCGGCTTGGATATGTTTCTCTTTTACTGGTGATGATGGTGAGGAACCCTATCTGTGATCCGATGGATTGCTGTAATGACATTCTTCGTTCTCGGGTATCAGTTCTGTTTTTATGTTGCTTGCAGCAATCAAATCCAAATCTAATCGAGCTCTCCACCGATTACGCCAGTGTTCTTCAGCGCGCAAGATCGATTTCAGTTGACCCCACAAGAGTCGCCGCAGTTTATATTTCAAGAATCTTTTAGGGGGATTCAGTTAAACATCCATGCCCGCGCTGAGACTTCCCCTGGAAATCAAGATTCAAGAACCATCTCCATCAATGGATGACGCGGGAGGGGACATTCTCCCGTCTCTCGGCCGCGTGCGCCTCGGCGATCTCGCGGCCGTCGAGGGCCTCGCTTCCGACAGCTACAAGATATGCGTATCGACACTGATGCAGTCGCTGGCTCAGTACTCGGCAGCCATCATCCAGCTGCCTCCGGCCGATGCTGCCCTCTTAAGGTCTGGTCTGGACTCCGCTCGCCTCTTCTTCCACCAGCGAGTGTATGATTCGGTGGGCGATGTTGTCCATTCGGATGACGCCCGCGAGTGGAAGACATCTGGTTACTATGCAGATCCTCAAATGTGGCTGGAAATGTATGATTATAGGCCTGGTGTTACTGTCAGAGAGCATGGTGGCGCAATGGAATTGTCCCCGTCTGGGCTGCCCGACATATTTTCAATGCTTGGGAAAGTTTGCCGAGATATCTTGGATGCGGTTAGCTTCTCACTGAATCTCCGTAGTTGTGTGTTTACTGAGATACTCGACAACATGCCATTGAGAAGCCAGGAAGTGTCGTCCTCTGTTCTTTCAGCATGTTGCCATTCGAGGCCATCATTTGAAGAAGCACAGCAGCATGGTATTGCTTCTCCCGATGACAGTCAATTGCTCATGTTTTCTGAGCAGGAGCAACAGATCGACAAGACTTTGCTTACACTAGTTAAGTCTGATAGGTCAGGCTTATATATCAAGGACTTGCATGGACGCTGGATTCTTGTTGATGGGGACCTTGGTCCACATGATATTGTTGTATATCCTGGCCTTGCGCTTTATCAGGAAACCTCTGGCTATGTAAATCCAGCTGTGCACAAGACAGAGGTTGGAAACTTGCAGGGATGTATGTTTGGGCGTTGTTCTTTGGCGTTTAAGCTCACACCGAGATTTGTTGCTAGGCCTGGTGGTTCAGAGATGGGAGCTGCTGGTCATGGTGTTGATACTCAGTTTCAGGTCCCCGTAACAGTTACTGAGTTCATGCAAACAGATCATTCTGCTGATCAACTTTTTCCCAAGAACAATGAATCATCATCCCAGGCAGAGCAGGATGGTAAGTTATTACCTCCCAGTCTTTGCTATGTGAATTATGCTTGAAGCTATTGTTGTGCCCCCATGTTGTTGTTATTTCCTCCAGGACGAGCACATTCCTTATTCCTTCTGTCCTAATTTATGAGCCATAGTCTGACTGCCaaaagtcatactttgttctagataaTATTTCTGATGAATAATGTGGTGCAGTCTCACAGAAGTGTAATTTGTCATATATGAGTTCTGGGTGGTGGAGTGCAAGGGTACACGAGCGGAACAAAATTAAAGAGGGGCCAAGATTGATTGCTAGATGAATTAGGCCCCAATTTTGATGCTAAATCAGATCAGCATAGGAGCTTCACATAGGGCTATTAATCAAGGGGATTTCAAGCTTGAGGGTAGGCCATGTATCACCCCGGACCGGCACTATGCAGATCTAGCAACCTCGGCTAGCCTCTACATAATATCGATCCTAAGGCGCCACCTTCACACGATGTACATGTGGAACGTGGATGCCATCTGGGTGGAACGGTCGGTATCACAACACAAGTCACGAAAGAATCTGCAACAACAACATAGAAATACAACAACTCCGGAGAGTCAAATATAACGAATGAAGACAACAAGGGCCTTTCGACCAAAATACAACTCATACAACGGAAGCAAATATACCTTAGACATGTAAACAATACAAATGCCTTaagaaggctttaaagaaaagcaaaGGGCGTCCATATCCCTGCCAAGATCATTGTCTGTGGGATAACCACCTGACATTGTCCATAACACACGTGCTTCCTGAAATGCTACCGTCTGGATTGCAACAATCCATGGAAAAAGAATAATTAAGCAAGGTGAGTACTCAACTGTacttgcaagacttacatcagatctgcactacatatgcatcattctcAAGGAATGGTATGTATGTGGTTTCAGCGGCTTCAAGCGCTAAGCATTCTATAGAGACACGCTACAACTTGCTTCTATTAGAGATAAGGAATGAGAGCGCATAAGTAAGGCTCGCATATGAACCAATTATGCCTACTGCAAAAGATAACACTACCTTGCATTCTTCCCCGCATCTCCCTGTTAGGAAGTATCAGTATAGGTCTAGGAGTCCTTATTAgactatgtttcctttccttgtACCCCATGGGCTATGCAATAGAGATAAGTTGCTTtcataacatggtattagagcttagGTTTTTTTTAGCACGCGCAACTCGTGCTATTGATCCACTATCGCGTCGCCACCAAACTTTTTGGTCCCGTTGTTTTCTTTTCTCTCCCGTAGCCGCCAGATTTCTCACGGCTGCTGCTGCTACCTCCACACCTAGGCCGGCTCCTTCCCTCGTCCCATCCGCCCCCATGGTGTGCCGCCCGCCACTCCTGATCGAGCCGTCTGCTTCTGGATCGAACACAGGATCGAGCCGCTAGCTGCCGATCTCCAACGAATCCCGCCGCCAGCCAGCCTTTGGATCAAACACATGATTGAGCCGGCTGCCTCTGGATCCGATCTCCGCAGCCGGCCGCCGATCTCCACCGCCGGCCACCAGATTCTGCCCCCGCTGCATCCGCCGGTTCCTCTTCTTGGCTGGTTGTGCTCTGCTTTCGTTCACCAGGAGCTTCTGCTAGCCTTTGCTAGCCGCGCTAGCTGCCACCTGCCGCTGTTCTCGCTGGGTATGCATCGCCCTCGCCGTCCGCTGGCTCTTGACGGTGTTTCCTATATTGGTCCCGTCTCGCACATGCGTCGTGTTTCGTTGTTGTGTGCTCTCGTTGTTGTGTGCTCTTCCGCTGCCATTGCATCTAGTCTAGTATGTGCTTtctagttttctttgttttctgtTGCGTCCATCAAATCCGTTGATATTTTGTGTTTCTCATGCCATGCGAGTCCACAATACCTTTGTCCGTCAACCTTTTTCTGGTTCTGGTCCTTTCTATACAACTTTTGTGGCCTACTTGCCCTAGGATTTTCATGGAGTTCTTTTGCATTGTCGATCTATGCCCATTGTCCTTAGCCGCAGAGCTTCTTTCACCGTCAGTTGTTGTGGGCTATGATTTTCTGCGCAATGCTTCATTCTCTTGATGTGCCATCTTCTTTTGACAACCCATCTTCTTTTGATACCTCTCTTGTATCTTCTATTGATGCGGTGTCTTCCTCTGGTGTGCCATTCTTTATTCCTTTTGGCTTGACTTGATAGGTTTTGAAGACCCTTCATGGTACGACGACAGTCTCAAGACGCGGATTTTGGATTATCATTTTTTTCCTAGTGTTACACTTCTTCAAATGCAATGTTGTTGCATTCGCTTTGCATTacaaagggggggggggtgttaggaAGTACTAGTACAGATCTAGGAGTCCTTATTAGACCATGTTTACTTTCCTTGTAC
This region of Triticum aestivum cultivar Chinese Spring chromosome 2D, IWGSC CS RefSeq v2.1, whole genome shotgun sequence genomic DNA includes:
- the LOC123052623 gene encoding uncharacterized protein isoform X1, which gives rise to MPALRLPLEIKIQEPSPSMDDAGGDILPSLGRVRLGDLAAVEGLASDSYKICVSTLMQSLAQYSAAIIQLPPADAALLRSGLDSARLFFHQRVYDSVGDVVHSDDAREWKTSGYYADPQMWLEMYDYRPGVTVREHGGAMELSPSGLPDIFSMLGKVCRDILDAVSFSLNLRSCVFTEILDNMPLRSQEVSSSVLSACCHSRPSFEEAQQHGIASPDDSQLLMFSEQEQQIDKTLLTLVKSDRSGLYIKDLHGRWILVDGDLGPHDIVVYPGLALYQETSGYVNPAVHKTEVGNLQGCMFGRCSLAFKLTPRFVARPGGSEMGAAGHGVDTQFQVPVTVTEFMQTDHSADQLFPKNNESSSQAEQDASPNSVTKKKKGITRTKSLPPSKRLRLEAQRVLKERVQDIADRRGIKLRFCNLKECESHIRSLDSPCDNIRTEIGWPQGVPFVHPHDLPNKAKLGFLEAYEPGWTASQQDEEPVSVNLYVLPTLDTF
- the LOC123052623 gene encoding uncharacterized protein isoform X3, with product MPALRLPLEIKIQEPSPSMDDAGGDILPSLGRVRLGDLAAVEGLASDSYKICVSTLMQSLAQYSAAIIQLPPADAALLRSGLDSARLFFHQRVYDSVGDVVHSDDAREWKTSGYYADPQMWLEMYDYRPGVTVREHGGAMELSPSGLPDIFSMLGKVCRDILDAVSFSLNLRSCVFTEILDNMPLRSQEVSSSVLSACCHSRPSFEEAQQHGIASPDDSQLLMFSEQEQQIDKTLLTLVKSDRSGLYIKDLHGRWILVDGDLGPHDIVVYPGLALYQETSGYVNPAVHKTEVGNLQGCMFGRCSLAFKLTPRFVARPGGSEMGAAGHGVDTQFQVPVTVTEFMQTDHSADQLFPKNNESSSQAEQDGASLCKSVCATNPGYFLTCQGWPVV
- the LOC123052623 gene encoding uncharacterized protein isoform X2, with amino-acid sequence MPALRLPLEIKIQEPSPSMDDAGGDILPSLGRVRLGDLAAVEGLASDSYKICVSTLMQSLAQYSAAIIQLPPADAALLRSGLDSARLFFHQRVYDSVGDVVHSDDAREWKTSGYYADPQMWLEMYDYRPGVTVREHGGAMELSPSGLPDIFSMLGKVCRDILDAVSFSLNLRSCVFTEILDNMPLRSQEVSSSVLSACCHSRPSFEEAQQHGIASPDDSQLLMFSEQEQQIDKTLLTLVKSDRSGLYIKDLHGRWILVDGDLGPHDIVVYPGLALYQETSGYVNPAVHKTEVGNLQGCMFGRCSLAFKLTPRFVARPGGSEMGAAGHGVDTQFQVPVTVTEFMQTDHSADQLFPKNNESSSQAEQDASPNSVTKKKKGITRTKSLPPSKRLRLEAQRVLKERVQDIADRRGIKLRFCNLKECESHIRSLDSPCDNIRTEIGWPQGVPFVHPHDLPNKAKLGFLEAYEPGWTASQQDESQSL